The Gammaproteobacteria bacterium genome includes the window ACTTGGTTGCCGCGTTATGCTAGCGAAAATCGAAGTTATCTGACAGTAGCGATAGGTTGTACCGGCGGCCAACATCGATCAGTATTTTTGGCTGAGAAGATT containing:
- a CDS encoding RNase adaptor protein RapZ, giving the protein TWLPRYASENRSYLTVAIGCTGGQHRSVFLAEKIAQSLRDEYPSLLLRHRELT